The following proteins come from a genomic window of Metarhizium brunneum chromosome 2, complete sequence:
- the SAP5 gene encoding Candidapepsin-5 gives MLHALLLLAALPWGTCSSAHGNQRRVIQQPGLIRFPITVSEAPAGTFRRLRRQNNADLTSQSTGFFYTIDLVIGTPGQAVPVNFDTGSWELWVNPSCANTSETAICESLPRFTGSTTLVDTNRTGQIAYGAGYAKFKYMYDYISVGGAKINQQIFGVAYDTSVVAYGILGAGPWVLGWQSPYPHVLDSLVSQNHIQSRAFSLDLRPIESPLGAVIFGGIDTKKYIGGLEKRPIATGPDGSVRYWIYVDGLSVTREDGSRIPVFDQTNGLLALLDSGTTLTQLPRTMVTEILKAFPSARQDPNDANQYIVDCAAASLAGTVDFKFGNTVINVRYDDFLWKQPQHGICVLGVSPNDCE, from the exons ATGCTTCACGCTcttctgctgctggcggcgctgccgtGGGGGACATGCTCGTCGGCGCATGGGAATCAGCGCCGTGTCATTCAGCAGCCCGGCCTCATCCGTTTCCCCATCACCGTGTCCGAAGCCCCGGCCGGCACGTTTCGTCGTCTCCGCCGCCAAAACAACGCCGACCTCACGAGTCAGAGCACGGGTTTCTTCTACACGATTGACCTTGTCATTGGGACCCCGGGGCAGGCCGTCCCCGTCAACTTTGATACCGGATCGTGGGAACTATGGGTCAACCCGAGCTGTGCAAACACCTCCGAGACGGCCATCTGCGAGAGCCTCCCGCGGTTCACGGGGTCAACAACACTGGTCGACACGAACCGAACCGGCCAAATCGCCTATGGCGCCGGCTACGCCAAGTTCAAGTACATGTACGACTACATCTCTGTCGGAG GGGCAAAGATCAACCAGCAAATCTTTGGCGTGGCCTACGACACCTCGGTCGTTGCCTATGGCATTCTAGGCGCCGGTCCTTGGGTCCTGGGCTGGCAGTCTCCCTACCCCCATGTGCTCGACTCGCTGGTGAGCCAAAATCACATCCAGAGCCGCGCCTTCAGCCTCGATTTGCGGCCCATCGAGAGCcccctcggcgccgtcatctttggcggcatcgacACCAAGAAGTACATCGGCGGTCTCGAAAAGCGGCCCATTGCCACGGGGCCCGACGGCAGTGTCCG GTACTGGATCTACGTGGATGGACTCTCGGTGACGAGAGAGGACGGGTCTCGGATCCCGGTGTTCGACCAAACCAACGGCTTGCTCGCCCTCCTTGACAGCGGCACGACGCTGACACAGCTGCCGCGAACCATGGTGACGGAGATTCTGAAGGCGTTTCCCTCTGCCCGCCAGGACCCGAACGATGCCAACCAGTACATTGTGGACTGCGCGGCGGCCAGTCTCGCGGGCACGGTCGATTTCAAGTTTGGAAACACCGTCATCAATGTTCGATATGACGACTTTCTGTGGAAGCAGCCCCAGCACGGGATATGTGTGCTGGGCGTGTCGCCAAATGACTGTGAGTGA
- the EAPA_2 gene encoding Endothiapepsin, with protein sequence MKTTNILVLLAAAINSSRAAPAQNTGLKFSAETTHVSSPHVVHDMRRVVRKFLDQATVKALQSAVLSEREENGTVVTIPEPNDEGVDNLYLTEVSIGTPPQKLMLDFDTGSSDLWVFSSDTSASQVKGQTLYKPSGSSSAKRLDGQKWSIHYGDNSTSSGIVYSDVVTIGGVSVENQAVESAQQVSESFSSDKQNSGLLGLALDKGNTVRPSKQKTWFSNIMPRLSEPLFTVRLRHQAKGSYNFGYIDESQYSGPISYTPASTDELGHRLFQSTGYAVGNGNFKKHTITGTADTGTSLLILPLEVVRTYWAAVPSAQPARLPQNAGYVWLFPCDTTLPDFVFAVGSGRVTVPGKDINYAKNDGSSCVGGIAYYSGLNGLAIFGDVSLKSGFVVYDDGNKRLGWAKGL encoded by the exons ATGAAGACCACCAACATCCTCGTGCTCTTGGCTGCCGCCATTAACAGCTCCCGTGCAGCTCCCGCGCAGAATACGGGGTTAAAGTTCAGCGCGGAGACAACCCACGTGTCTAGCCCCCATGTTGTTCACGACATGCGGCGCGTCGTACGGAAGTTCCTCGACCAGGCTACCGTGAAGGCTTTGCAGTCGGCTGTCCTGAGTGAACGAGAAGAGAATGGCACCGTCGTCACCATCCCCGAGCCCAACGACGAAGGCGTGGACAACCTATACCTCACCGAGGTCAGCATCGGAACGCCTCCGCAGAAGCTCATGCTCGACTTTGACACAGGGTCCAGCGATCTATGGGTATTCAGCAGCGACACCAGCGCCAGCCAGGTCAAGGGCCAGACGCTCTACAAACCCAGCGGCAGCTCTTCCGCCAAGCGGCTGGATGGACAGAAGTGGTCCATCCACTACGGCGATAACAGCACCTCCAGCGGCATCGTCTACTCCGACGTCGTCACTATAGGCGGCGTTTCGGTAGAAAACCAGGCCGTCGAGTCCGCCCAGCAAGTGTCGGAGTCCTTCAGCAGTGATAAGCAGAACTCGggcctcctcggccttgccttggacaagggcaacacGGTCCGCCCGAGCAAGCAGAAGACATGGTTCTCCAACATCATGCCCCGGCTGTCCGAGCCTCTCTTCACCGTGCGCCTGAGACACCAGGCCA AGGGCTCTTACAACTTTGGCTACATTGACGAGTCGCAATACTCTGGCCCCATTAGCTACACGCCCGCGTCGACCGACGAGCTTGGCCACCGGCTCTTCCAGTCTACCGGCTACGCTGTCGGCAACGGCAATTTCAAGAAACACACCATCACCGGCACCGCAGACACTGGTACGTCGCTTCTCATCCTCCCTCTGGAGGTTGTCAGAACTTACTGGGCCGCTGTTCCCAGCGCCCAGCCAGCTCGCCTCCCGCAAAATGCTGGTTACGTTTGGCTCTTCCCGTGCGACACTACCCTGCCGGACTTTGTCTTTGCCGTTGGGTCGGGGAGAGTGACTGTCCCCGGCAAGGACATCAACTACGCCAAGAATGATGGCTCTAGCTGCGTGGGCGGCATTGCATACTACAGTGGGCTGAATGGCCTGGCCATCTTTGGTGATGTTTCTCTCAAGTCTGGGTTTGTCGTCTACGACGATGGCAATAAGCGTCTCGGTTGGGCCAAGGGCCTGTAG
- the LYS3 gene encoding Saccharopine dehydrogenase has translation MPQQSVLMLGAGFVTKPTLDLLTKAGIPVTVACRTLKTAKELAGNNKLATPTTVDVLNDNALDAEVAKHDLVISLIPYIYHVNVIKSAIRNKKNVVTTSYVSPAMMELDQQCKDAGITVMNEIGLDPGIDHLYAVKTIDEVHAAGGKIIKFLSYCGGLPAPESSDNALGYKFSWSSRGVLLALRNAASIVQDGKIFNIASKDLMGTAKPYFIMPGFAFVAYPNRDSTPYAQRYNIPEAQTIIRGTLRYAGFPQFIRCLVQVGFLEETPIKALESPITWREATQAVLGTASSDPKELEAAIVAKAEFDSPEDRDRILSGLRWIGIFSNEKITPRGNPLDTLCAVLEQKMQFEEGERDMVMLQHKFEIEHKDGSKETRTSTLVEYGDSTYSAMARLVGIPCAVAVQQVLNGTLSEKGVLAPMTAKINNPIMKELKEKYGIEMKEKTVL, from the exons ATGCCGCAACA ATCTGTTCTCATGCTCGGCGCGGGCTTCGTGACCA AGCCCACGCTCGATCTTCTGACCAAGGCCGGCATCCCAGTCACCGTCG CCTGCCGAACTTTGAAGACTGCTAAAGAGCTTGCCGGCAACAATAAACTTGCCACGCCGACGACGGTCGACGTCTTGAACGACAATGCCCTGGACGCAGAAGTTGCCAAGCATGACTTGGTTATCAGCTTGATTCCATACATCTACCATGTCAATGTCATCAAGTCCGCTATCCGCAACAAGAAGAACGTTGTCACTACCAGCTACGTTTCCCCCGCAATGATGGAGCTGGACCAGCAGTGCAAGGACGCCGGGATCACTGTCATGAACGAGATTGGCCTTG ACCCCGGCATTGACCACTTGT ATGCTGTCAAGACAATCGACGAAGTCCACGCGGCGGGCGGCAAAATTATCAAGTTCCTTTCTTACTGTGGAG GACTTCCTGCACCCGAATCGTCCGACAACGCCCTCGGTTATAAGTTTTCTTGGTCCTCAAGAGGCGTGTTGCTTGCCCTTAGGAATGCTGCGTCCATCGTTCAAGACGGCAAGATCTTCAACATTGCAAGCAAGGATCTCATGGGCACAGCCAAGCCATACTTCATCATGCCTGGTTTCGCATTTGTTGCCTACCCCAACCGTGACTCGACTCCGTATGCCCAACGCTACAACATCCCCGAAGCCCAGACAATCATCCGCGGAACTCTCCGATACGCGGGATTTCCCCAATTCATCCGCTGTCTGGTGCAGGTCGGCTTCTTGGAGGAGACGCccatcaaggccctcgagtCCCCCATCACCTGGAGGGAGGCCACTCAGGCTGTCCTCGGAACTGCCTCATCCGACCCCAAGGAGCTCGAGGCTGCCATCGTTGCCAAGGCTGAATTCGACTCACCCGAGGATCGTGATCGAATTCTCTCAGGCCTCCGATGGATCGGCATCTTCTCTAACGAGAAAATCACTCCCAGGGGTAACCCACTCGACACCCTCTGCGCCGTTCTCGAGCAAAAGATGCAATTTGAGGAAGGCGAGCGAGACATGGTCATGCTGCAGCACAAGTTTGAGATTGAGCACAAGGACGGATCCAAGGAGACCCGTACGTCTACCCTCGTAGAGTACGGAGACTCTACTtattcggccatggcgcgcCTGGTCGGAATTCCATGTGCAGTGGCCGTCCAGCAGGTTCTAAACGGCACGCTATCTGAGAAGGGTGTTTTGGCTCCCATGACTGCCAAGATCAACAACCCCATCATGAAGGAATTGAAGGAAAAGTACGGCATTGAGATGAAGGAGAAGACTGTCTTGTAA
- the MP1_1 gene encoding Cell wall mannoprotein 1, which produces MKFSFTVALLCLASGVYSLVAAPPPTRVDRSGPTLVDRDLATATSVLADVKNGFGSLATAAKDFNGDPGPLKTSASSLLAKVDSGTTAIKNMTPLSFFECLSLLTPAQDLQKQGKALSDQLKAKKALIQQYNQCVTTYDFLDQGVTKSATLITAVVSKVDSSFKETVQNEGNKITQQLKDLRDSFSPGNCSDS; this is translated from the coding sequence ATGAAGTTTTCTTTTACGGTTGCTCTTTTGTGCCTAGCTTCCGGGGTGTATTCCCTGGTTGCTGCTCCACCGCCGACAAGAGTTGATAGATCCGGACCAACTCTTGTAGACCGTGACTTGGCAACAGCCACCTCTGTGCTAGCAGATGTCAAGAATGGGTTTGGCTCCCTCGCCACCGCTGCAAAAGACTTCAACGGCGATCCTGGACCCCTGAAGACATCCGCCTCGAGTctcctggccaaggtggacTCTGGCACAACGGCAATCAAAAACATGACGCCGTTGTCTTTTTTCGAATGCCTGTCGTTGCTCACCCCCGCGCAAGATCTTCAAAAACAGGGCAAGGCTCTCTCGGACCAACTCAAAGCAAAGAAGGCCCTGATTCAGCAGTATAACCAGTGCGTGACAACGTACGACTTTCTTGATCAAGGTGTCACCAAAAGCGCTACTCTTATTACTGCCGTTGTGTCCAAAGTTGACAGTAGCTTTAAAGAAACCGTTCAAAATGAGGGCAACAAGATTACGCAGCAACTCAAGGATCTCAGAGATTCCTTTAGTCCGGGGAACTGTTCGGATTCTTAG
- the chi4 gene encoding Endochitinase 4 — MAPLLNTGLVILPLIVSTLLGPIPAFAQNETCATKGRPAGKVLQGYWENWDGAKNGVHPPFGWTAIQDAQIRQHGYNVISAAFPVILPNGTALWEDGMDANVKVATPAEMCQAKAAGATIVMSIGGAAAAIDLSSSSVADKFVSTIVPILKRYNFDGVDIDIEAGLTGSGTIGTLSTSQANLVRIIDGILAQMPSNFGLTMAPETAYVTGGSVTYGAIWGAYLPIIKKYVDNGRLWWLNMQYYNGNMYGCSGDSYSAGTVEGFVAQTDCLDKGLVIQGTTIRVPYDKQVPGLPAQSGAGGGYMSPSLVGQAWDHYNGSLKGLMTWSINWDGSKNWSFGDNVKGRL, encoded by the coding sequence ATGGCGCCGCTCCTCAACACGGGGCTCGTGATATTACCCCTTATAGTGTCGACACTGCTCGGGCCCATACCGGCCTTTGCGCAAAACGAAACGTGCGCAACCAAGGGAAGGCCGGCGGGCAAGGTCCTTCAAGGCTACTGGGAGAACTGGGACGGAGCAAAGAACGGCGTACACCCCCCGTTTGGATGGACTGCGATCCAAGACGCCCAGATCCGGCAGCACGGCTACAATGTGATCAGCGCCGCGTTCCCCGTGATCCTGCCCAACGGAACAGCCCTGTGGGAGGACGGCATGGACGCCAACGTCAAGGTCGCGACGCCGGCGGAAATGTgccaggccaaggcggccgGGGCGACCATAGTCATGTCCATCGgtggcgccgccgcggccatcGACCTGAGCTCGAGCAGCGTCGCCGACAAGTTCGTCTCGACCATTGTGCCCATCCTGAAGCGGTACAActttgacggcgtcgacattgacatcGAGGCGGGCTTGACCGGCAGCGGCACCATCGGCACGCTGTCCACCTCGCAGGCCAACCTGGTGCGCATCATTGACGGCATCCTCGCGCAGATGCCGTCCAACTTTGGCCTGACCATGGCGCCCGAGACGGCCTACGTGACGGGGGGCAGCGTGACGTACGGAGCCATCTGGGGCGCCTATCTCCCCATCATCAAGAAGTATGTCGACAATGGCCGGCTGTGGTGGCTCAACATGCAGTACTACAACGGCAACATGTACGGGTGTTCGGGAGACTCGTACTCAGCCGGGACTGTCGAGGGCTTTGTGGCCCAGACGGACTGCTTGGATAAAGGACTCGTGATCCAGGGCACCACGATCCGGGTCCCTTACGACAAGCAAGTCCCCGGTCTGCCTGCGCAGTcgggcgccggcggcggataCATGTCGCCGAGTCTGGTTGGACAAGCGTGGGATCATTACAACGGCTCTCTCAAAGGCCTCATGACGTGGTCCATCAACTGGGACGGATCCAAGAACTGGAGCTTTGGCGACAACGTCAAGGGGCGGCTCTGA